In the genome of Fimbriimonadaceae bacterium, one region contains:
- a CDS encoding DUF1016 family protein produces the protein MYEAIDFRRLPHAARRKVFYMREFSWPAVTGKMCNRWLHYLTALDRQMREQSEYPSIGIILCKEKNRTVVEYALQSAQKPIGVASYHVVKRLPKELKGQLPSPAEIAKLLEDGE, from the coding sequence ATGTATGAAGCAATCGATTTCCGTCGATTACCCCATGCTGCGCGCCGTAAGGTCTTTTATATGAGGGAGTTTTCCTGGCCTGCTGTGACCGGCAAAATGTGCAACCGCTGGTTGCACTACCTCACCGCTCTCGACCGGCAGATGCGGGAACAGAGCGAGTATCCGTCGATCGGCATCATCCTCTGCAAGGAAAAGAACCGGACGGTGGTGGAGTATGCGCTGCAGTCGGCCCAGAAGCCCATCGGCGTGGCCTCCTACCACGTCGTGAAGCGCTTGCCCAAAGAACTCAAGGGGCAGCTGCCTAGTCCTGCAGAGATCGCGAAGCTGCTGGAGGATGGGGAATGA